The genome window CTACCAACAAAATCGACTTCTATGTTATTGATATACAGTGAATATATGCTTCCGAAGTATGTGATGCATGGACACTTCTCTGTTAAGTCGGATGTCTAGTTTTGGTGTCTTAGTTTTGGAGATAGTAAGCGGAGAAAGAAAGAGTTTTCGTCGCAGAGAGAATGTGGAATATCTTCTGAGCTATGTaagtaaaaaggaaaataacagaatttttttttatttttaatctctGATTATATTTCTACAAATTGACAAATTAATGGTTGCAGGCATGGAAAAGTTGGAGGGAAGGGACAGGTTCAAATCTAATAGATCCCAGAATGGGGACTAATTCAAGAAGTGAAGAAGTTATGAGATGAATCCACTTTGGGTTATTATGTGTGCAGGAAAATATAGCTGATAGGCCAACCGTGGCTTCTATACTTCTGATGATCAATAGCTCCTCTCTCGCTCTTCCAGTGCCCTGAAAACCAGCTTTCTTTTTGCACAGTAGTTGTTAAAGCACCAGAAGATGAGCTTTCACTGATCACCCAAGTATATCCATAACATAGATACATGCATGCATAGAAACtacatttatgaaattatatataataatgtaATTTAGCATTGATTTTTGACGCAGCACAACatcaattttattcaattttcttctaaataatGTTTGTAATTTACCAAGTCTAATATTCAGCTTTACTAATTATCCATGGTCATCCACCAAAAAGTGAAAAGGGCATCGCAAACCAAAGGAGGAAAGACTTGTGAGGGAGTATATAACTTATAAGAAGCGTCAATCAATCTAGACGTGCTGGTAACTAAGAAGCATCAATCAAGCTAGAGTTGTAGAATGAAAGTTATGGTAGACAGAAGTTTGAAGGAGGAAGAAGCGTGGAATAAAGTATCGTGGATGACTTTAATTTACTTTCAGATAATCAAAGTCTCCTCAAAAATCAAACCATCTTAGTTTCAACCGTGTTTGAAACCTCACGCTGGTCAAATTTGAAGAACCAAGTGATAGGGCTTGATCCAAAAATTCACCGTACTTTGAAAAATACTACGAACCCATAAACACATCTACTTTCCTTTAACCACATTCAAATAACCATTTCATCTCtagaaaaaatgaaacaaaattgtCTTGTACACTTCtaacaaacccaaaataattctccaaaatcttaTAAGTAGTTTTTAagaatcataaaatttcttgGGTGTCACACGCACACATACTGTAACATATTTAGGTTTtagattttgtttatttatttagcacCTGGTATCTTCTtgcttcaaattcaaatgacTAGCTTCTCGTGGCTTCATTATTATGCATGTTTATCTCCATGCAGTTCTTACACTCAAATGACTCACCTTTTGCACAAAGGAATAATTGGATGAAGGGgagtgctagcaaccttctcctTCGgaccttctctcttcttctcatgacaagtgtcactttccttatacttaaaacaatgtcattaatgcatcacacaaattaatttttgtttgtcaagtttacccttattaaatgtattaacttattttaataacaagctaattttttttacaactttcttatcaccttgttaaaaaattaaataagaaaataaaaactgaagtgttttttttaaaaaaaatttccaaagacAACTtgtgttttgttaaaaacaaaataaagatgataacaatgtcatgtaacaaattttattttatttttattctaaaaaaatgacgtttttcttttttttttcttatttaatttttaacaatgtgctaaagaagttgtaacaaattttgaataaattgaaggaaatataaaagccaatacattttaaaagggtaaacttggaaaacaaaaactaaattgtgtgatgcattaatgacattgtttaagtgtaaggaaaatgacacttgtcatgaggagaagggagaaggtccaaaagagaatgTTAGAGAGAATGTTGCTAGCATTTCTCTTGGTCATAATTGGACCCCAACCGCAAGCTCAAATTAAGGTCAGACCATCTAGACCTAGTATATTTTTAAGTCAAGAAACCATCTtgtctttcctttttatagATAAAGTTGTCTTGTTGTTACTCGTTGTCAGTTGAGCAATGAAAATGGGTTCCTCAAGAtcaatgcttttcttcatcactCTTGCTATTATTATCTTAAACCTTGTTGCTCCCACCATGGCCCAAGATGATGGTACGTGCACACACGAAGGTGAGTACTGCTTGAAATGCTCTGATACTGTCCCCTACACGGCAGGTGACAAGTACCAAGAGAACCTCAACAGCCTCctctcttccttctcctcCAACACCCAAAACAATTCCGGGTTTTACAGTTCATCCAGGGGACAAGACTCCAACAAGGTCAATGCAATTGCATTATGCAGAGGAGATCTCCCACAGGACTCTTGTCAGGCTTGGCTCAACAGGTCTACTCATATTCTCTTGCAAAATTGTTCAACTCATAAGGAAGCAATCATATGGGCAGAGCGTTGTATGGTGAGATACTCACACGAAGTGATATTTGGTATTGAACAAACGGACCCTTTTAAGCGTTTGCCTAGCCCAAATCCTGCTAAAAATCCTCAACAGTTCGAGGTGGTGCTTACCCCCTTGTTGGATATCTTAAGTGAAAGAGCTGCGGCAGGGGATTCTCTTAAAAAATTTGCAGCAGGGCATGCACCTGTCCCTGGAGGTGAAACAATATACGCACTTGCTCAGTGCACTCCAGACATGGACAAGAAAAACTGCAGCACTTGCCTTAACAAGACCATCTTAGATATTGGCGGTGGAATGAATGGAGGAAGAGTCCTTAAACCCAGCTGTAATTTAAGGTATGAGATTTATAGTTTCTTTGACTCTAGAGCCGGTTCGTTAGTAGATATTCCACCTCCAGTTCCGCCACCGCCAGCGCCAGCACCTGAAGAAGGTATGTATGCTTATTATGGTTACCCTGCAAATCTTCAATTTGATCCATGTCTTACAATTGTGTGgtgtggttttggtttttgataAGATATCCCATCTGATTTTCAGCAAAAAAGAAGGGtaacacaaaacaaactgtcatcatcatcattgtagttttggttgtttttgtcACTATTTTCAGCAGCATATGCTTTTTCTTCAGAGTAAGGAAACGAAGGGTAAAACTTGAACAAGGTAAGTTCAACTCTGTTTATTTATCTTATCTGAGGTTCTGGAAGTCTGTTTGCTAATTCATTTTCCCCTTTTCAGATGAGAATTCGGAAGACATTAGTCTGGTGGAATCGTTGCAATATGATTTTGAAACTATAAGATCTGCAACAGATGACTTCTCTGATGCAAATAAGCTTGGACAGGGTGGATTTGGAGCCGTTTACAAGGTAACGAAACACTATCACAAGGAAAAAGATTCATCATGAATGAATTGTTTTGCGTAATTaacttttctaattttcttataaaCCTTCAGGGTAAGCTAGCGAATGGAAGATATATAGCTGTGAAAAGGCTCTCTAAGAATTCTGAACAAGGTGATCGTGAATTCAAAACTGAAGTCACGTTAGTTGCTCAACTTCAGCACCGGAACTTAGTGAGGCTGCTAGGTTTTTGCTTGAAAGCAGGGGAAAGAATCCTCATTTATGAATATGTGCCTAACACAAGCCTTAATCACTTCATTTTTGGTATCTTTGCTCTACTTCTTGTCATAATTCATAATCATTTCTGCCtccatttatattataaaaaagcatattaataaaatcatgTTTCATTTTGATGGAATTGT of Prunus dulcis chromosome 4, ALMONDv2, whole genome shotgun sequence contains these proteins:
- the LOC117623922 gene encoding putative receptor-like protein kinase At4g00960, whose product is MKMGSSRSMLFFITLAIIILNLVAPTMAQDDGTCTHEGEYCLKCSDTVPYTAGDKYQENLNSLLSSFSSNTQNNSGFYSSSRGQDSNKVNAIALCRGDLPQDSCQAWLNRSTHILLQNCSTHKEAIIWAERCMVRYSHEVIFGIEQTDPFKRLPSPNPAKNPQQFEVVLTPLLDILSERAAAGDSLKKFAAGHAPVPGGETIYALAQCTPDMDKKNCSTCLNKTILDIGGGMNGGRVLKPSCNLRYEIYSFFDSRAGSLVDIPPPVPPPPAPAPEEAKKKGNTKQTVIIIIVVLVVFVTIFSSICFFFRVRKRRVKLEQDENSEDISLVESLQYDFETIRSATDDFSDANKLGQGGFGAVYKGKLANGRYIAVKRLSKNSEQGDREFKTEVTLVAQLQHRNLVRLLGFCLKAGERILIYEYVPNTSLNHFIFDTTDHAHLDWETRYKIIGGIARGLLYLHEDSRLRIIHRDLKPSNILLDEDMNPKIADFGMARLFMMDQTQGDTQTIVGTYGYMAPEYAIHGRFSVKSDIFSFGVLVLEILSGKRINSFRNRENEEDLLSYAWRNWRDNTVANIMDPKLRTGLGIEMMRCIHIGLLCVQENVASRPSMASVVSMLSSHSVTLSVPSRPAYYLQYNSGSDLTGSDESKNSMHVSRNKNSDFTEPYAR